The following are encoded together in the Pseudodesulfovibrio indicus genome:
- a CDS encoding AIR synthase-related protein: MLCRVIVGLKEGVRDVLGEKIARKIRNELGMDVGGVRIVNVFTLEGVTREQVDLALERAALHDPVLHEASLSPLARDFDWIIEVGFRPGVTDNEGRTARETLGVVLGLPKSEREGLKVYTSRQYLIQADLDQDGVHHIAKDLLANELIQRFEYKSAAQWAADPGFEPKAARVTGKASDEVAVVPLSTMSDEEMMDFSRANTLALSLKELHDIRAYYANPAVRAEREGLGMSADPTDAEIEVLAQTWSEHCKHKIFSAKIEYENTETGKTIELSSLYKTFIQGSTKQIRARNAATREGGDYCLSVFKDNAGVIAFSETTNICVKMETHNSPSALDPYGGALTGIVGVNRDPMGTGMGANLLCNTDVFCFASPFHEGELPPRLLHPRRVFEGVREGVEHGGNKSGIPTVNGSIVFDERYLGKPLVYCGTIGTMPVTVAGRPSHEKQAMPGDVIVMSGGRIGADGIHGATFSSEELHEGSPATAVQIGDPITQRKMYDFLMRARDLGLYNAITDNGAGGLSSSVGEMAEDSGGFDMDLKKAPLKYDGLRPWEILISEAQERMTMAVPADKLDAFMRLSEEMDVESTALGVFNDSGKYLVRYGDRMVTCLDMDFLHNGVPQMELKAVWKRPEVASDPVPVAEDQNGLLKDMLGRLNICSKEYVVRQYDHEVQGKSAVKPMVGVVGDGPSDAGVIRPEYGSDRGLVVSHGICPQFSDFDTYWMMANAIDEAIRNAVAVGGDVSYMAGVDNFCWCDPVQSESTPDGHYKLAQLVRANQALAHYCLGFGVPCVSGKDSMKNDYKGGGRKISIPPTVLFSVIGVIPDVNKCLTSDFKQPGDLIYALGLTRAELGGSEIADQLGFSNGRVPQVDLLSAKARYETVFKAAQEGLVSACHDCSDGGLGVTLAEMCIGGRLGADVDLSLVPVLGELNLTEVLYSESASRFVVSVPASARERFEELFSGQYCQMVGKVADSSQLTAKFADKTVLNVEVDALAASFKGTLAW, translated from the coding sequence ATGCTTTGTCGCGTGATCGTTGGACTGAAGGAAGGCGTCCGGGACGTGCTGGGCGAGAAGATCGCCCGCAAGATCAGGAACGAGCTCGGCATGGACGTCGGCGGCGTCCGCATCGTCAACGTCTTCACCCTGGAAGGGGTGACCCGGGAGCAGGTGGACCTCGCCCTGGAGCGGGCCGCCCTGCACGACCCCGTGCTGCACGAGGCGTCGCTCTCTCCCCTGGCCCGCGACTTCGACTGGATCATCGAGGTCGGCTTCCGCCCCGGCGTGACCGACAACGAGGGCCGCACCGCCCGCGAGACCCTGGGCGTGGTCCTGGGGCTGCCCAAGTCCGAGCGCGAGGGGCTCAAGGTCTACACCTCCCGCCAGTACCTGATCCAGGCCGACCTGGACCAGGACGGCGTCCACCACATTGCCAAGGATTTGCTGGCCAACGAGCTGATCCAGCGGTTCGAGTACAAGTCCGCCGCCCAGTGGGCGGCCGATCCCGGCTTCGAGCCCAAGGCCGCCCGGGTCACGGGCAAGGCCTCGGACGAGGTCGCGGTCGTCCCGCTCTCGACCATGTCCGACGAGGAGATGATGGACTTCTCCCGGGCCAACACCCTGGCCCTGTCGCTCAAGGAGCTGCACGACATCCGCGCCTACTACGCGAACCCGGCGGTCCGGGCCGAGCGCGAGGGGCTGGGCATGTCCGCCGACCCGACGGACGCGGAGATCGAGGTCCTGGCCCAGACCTGGTCCGAGCACTGCAAGCACAAGATTTTCTCGGCCAAAATCGAGTACGAGAACACCGAGACCGGCAAGACCATCGAGCTGTCGAGCCTGTACAAGACCTTCATCCAGGGCTCCACCAAGCAGATCCGCGCCCGCAACGCGGCCACCCGCGAGGGCGGCGACTACTGCCTGTCCGTGTTCAAGGACAACGCGGGCGTGATCGCCTTTTCCGAGACCACCAACATCTGCGTCAAGATGGAGACCCACAACTCCCCGTCCGCCCTGGACCCGTACGGCGGAGCCCTGACCGGCATCGTGGGCGTGAACCGCGACCCCATGGGCACCGGCATGGGCGCCAACCTGCTGTGCAACACCGACGTCTTCTGCTTCGCCTCCCCGTTCCACGAGGGCGAGCTGCCGCCCAGGCTGCTGCACCCGCGCCGGGTGTTCGAGGGCGTGCGCGAGGGCGTGGAGCACGGCGGCAACAAGTCCGGCATCCCCACGGTCAACGGGTCCATCGTCTTTGACGAGCGGTACCTGGGCAAGCCCCTGGTCTACTGCGGGACCATCGGGACCATGCCCGTCACCGTGGCGGGCCGCCCGTCCCACGAGAAGCAGGCCATGCCCGGCGACGTCATCGTCATGTCCGGCGGCCGCATCGGCGCGGACGGCATCCACGGCGCGACCTTCTCCTCCGAGGAGCTGCACGAGGGCTCCCCGGCCACGGCGGTCCAGATCGGCGACCCCATCACCCAGCGCAAGATGTACGACTTTCTCATGCGCGCCCGGGACCTGGGGTTGTACAACGCCATCACCGACAACGGCGCGGGCGGCCTGTCCTCCTCCGTGGGCGAGATGGCCGAGGACTCCGGCGGCTTCGACATGGACCTGAAAAAGGCCCCGCTCAAGTACGACGGGCTGCGTCCCTGGGAAATCCTCATCTCCGAGGCCCAGGAGCGCATGACCATGGCCGTGCCCGCGGACAAGCTCGACGCCTTCATGCGCCTCTCCGAGGAGATGGACGTGGAGTCCACCGCGCTGGGCGTGTTCAACGACTCCGGCAAGTACCTGGTGCGCTACGGCGACAGGATGGTCACCTGCCTGGATATGGATTTCCTGCACAACGGCGTGCCGCAGATGGAGCTGAAGGCGGTCTGGAAGCGGCCCGAAGTCGCATCCGACCCGGTCCCGGTGGCCGAGGACCAGAACGGGCTGCTCAAGGACATGCTCGGCAGGCTGAACATCTGCTCCAAGGAGTACGTCGTCCGCCAGTACGACCATGAGGTCCAAGGCAAGTCCGCGGTCAAGCCCATGGTCGGCGTGGTCGGCGACGGCCCGTCCGACGCGGGCGTCATCCGCCCCGAATACGGCTCGGACCGGGGTCTGGTGGTCTCCCACGGCATCTGCCCGCAGTTCTCGGACTTCGACACCTACTGGATGATGGCCAACGCCATCGACGAGGCCATCCGCAACGCGGTGGCCGTGGGCGGCGACGTGAGCTACATGGCGGGCGTGGACAACTTCTGCTGGTGCGACCCGGTCCAGTCCGAGTCCACCCCGGACGGCCACTACAAGCTGGCCCAGCTGGTCCGCGCCAACCAGGCCCTGGCCCACTACTGCCTCGGCTTCGGCGTGCCCTGCGTGTCCGGCAAGGACTCCATGAAGAACGACTACAAGGGCGGCGGCCGCAAGATCTCCATCCCCCCGACCGTGCTCTTCTCGGTCATCGGCGTGATCCCGGACGTGAACAAGTGCCTGACCTCGGACTTCAAGCAGCCGGGCGACCTGATCTACGCGCTGGGCCTGACCCGCGCCGAACTGGGCGGCAGCGAGATCGCCGACCAGCTCGGCTTCTCAAACGGCCGCGTGCCCCAGGTGGACCTGCTGTCCGCCAAGGCGCGGTACGAGACGGTCTTCAAGGCGGCCCAGGAAGGGCTGGTCTCGGCCTGCCACGATTGCTCCGACGGCGGCCTGGGCGTGACCCTGGCCGAGATGTGCATCGGCGGCAGACTGGGTGCGGACGTTGACCTCTCCCTGGTGCCGGTTCTCGGTGAGCTGAACCTGACCGAAGTGTTGTATTCGGAGTCCGCGAGCAGGTTTGTGGTGTCGGTCCCGGCTTCCGCCCGGGAACGATTCGAGGAACTTTTCTCCGGCCAGTACTGCCAAATGGTGGGTAAAGTCGCAGATTCGTCTCAATTGACCGCCAAATTTGCCGATAAGACGGTCCTGAATGTGGAAGTCGATGCCCTCGCAGCCTCTTTCAAGGGGACTTTGGCGTGGTAA
- a CDS encoding ubiquinone/menaquinone biosynthesis methyltransferase — protein sequence MARPECESHTGASTHAEHGRRVADMFGRIAGWYDFLNHALSGCQDIYWRYRLAKAARPRPGSTVLDLAAGTMDVSVELLRQYPDCTVAALDFALPMLETGKVRKLKDGREKRIFPVQADGRALPLPDESMSAATIAFGIRNILPREEAYAEFMRVLEPGARLCILEFGTGSKRVWKGLYNFYLDKLLPFIGDRISGDPGAYRYLAETIKSFPDERALGEELLKAGFERVYNVPMMSGIVYLHVAEKPAAPVAQPAPEPAAPKVVPKAEKPAAQKAEEQKAAPKKAAAKKSAEKKTAAKKTVAKKTGKKAAPKKPAAKKSAAKKSAAKKSAPKKSGAKQ from the coding sequence ATGGCCCGGCCCGAATGCGAGTCCCACACCGGGGCCTCCACCCACGCCGAACATGGCCGGCGGGTGGCCGACATGTTCGGCCGCATCGCCGGTTGGTACGACTTTCTCAACCACGCCCTGTCCGGGTGCCAGGACATCTACTGGCGCTACCGGCTGGCCAAGGCGGCCCGGCCCCGCCCCGGCTCAACGGTCCTGGACCTGGCCGCGGGGACCATGGACGTGTCCGTGGAGCTGCTGCGCCAGTACCCCGACTGCACCGTGGCCGCCCTGGACTTCGCCCTGCCCATGCTGGAGACCGGCAAGGTCCGCAAGCTCAAGGACGGGCGCGAAAAACGCATCTTCCCGGTCCAGGCCGACGGGCGTGCGCTCCCCCTGCCCGACGAGTCCATGTCCGCCGCGACCATCGCCTTCGGCATCCGCAACATCCTGCCCCGCGAGGAGGCCTACGCCGAGTTCATGCGCGTGCTCGAACCGGGCGCGCGGCTGTGCATCCTGGAGTTCGGCACCGGGTCCAAGCGGGTCTGGAAGGGGCTGTACAATTTTTATCTCGACAAGCTGCTGCCGTTCATCGGCGACCGCATCTCCGGGGACCCCGGCGCGTACCGCTACCTGGCCGAGACCATCAAGAGCTTCCCGGACGAGCGGGCGCTCGGCGAGGAACTGCTCAAGGCCGGTTTCGAGCGGGTCTACAACGTGCCGATGATGTCCGGCATCGTCTACCTGCACGTGGCCGAGAAACCCGCCGCCCCCGTCGCGCAGCCTGCGCCGGAACCGGCGGCCCCCAAGGTTGTCCCGAAAGCCGAGAAGCCCGCGGCTCAGAAGGCCGAAGAGCAGAAGGCGGCACCGAAGAAGGCTGCCGCGAAGAAATCCGCGGAGAAGAAAACGGCCGCCAAAAAGACGGTCGCCAAAAAGACCGGCAAGAAGGCGGCCCCGAAAAAGCCGGCCGCGAAAAAGTCGGCCGCGAAAAAGTCGGCTGCGAAGAAGTCGGCCCCGAAAAAGAGCGGGGCGAAGCAGTAG
- a CDS encoding polyprenyl synthetase family protein, which translates to MDELLRYFQRELPAINDFLDKEADQLNGLVRDVAKHILGSGGKRIRPMLTLLFARAFGYAKDDHHAMACALELLHSATLLHDDYLDDAELRRGRDAAHLVFGRTETILAGDALLALANEMGARYGNPRLSWLLAKGIMETAAGEIEEIEFSRNPSLDRETYMGIIIGKTARLIECACRCGAALAGATPEQEDAAGDYGLNLGIAFQLVDDALDYASPTSETGKPEGGDLKEGKVTLPLILLMEEGDEAGAEALLEALKDGSLSDGQCADILEQVREGRYSERTREEAAFYVEEAKSRLDGLGTGEEVTVLRQAADFVLTRTK; encoded by the coding sequence ATGGACGAACTCTTACGCTATTTCCAACGGGAACTTCCCGCCATCAATGACTTTCTCGACAAAGAGGCCGACCAGCTCAACGGGCTGGTCCGGGACGTTGCCAAGCACATCCTCGGGTCCGGCGGCAAGCGCATCCGGCCCATGCTCACGCTGCTGTTCGCCCGCGCCTTCGGCTATGCCAAGGACGATCATCACGCCATGGCCTGCGCCCTGGAACTGCTGCACTCCGCCACCCTGCTGCACGACGACTACCTGGACGACGCCGAGCTGAGGCGCGGCCGGGACGCCGCCCACCTGGTCTTCGGGCGCACCGAGACCATCCTGGCGGGCGACGCGCTGCTCGCCCTGGCCAACGAGATGGGCGCGCGCTACGGCAACCCCAGGCTGTCCTGGCTGCTGGCCAAGGGCATCATGGAGACCGCCGCCGGCGAGATCGAGGAAATCGAATTTTCACGCAATCCGTCGCTGGACCGCGAGACCTACATGGGCATCATCATCGGCAAGACCGCGCGGCTCATCGAGTGCGCCTGCCGGTGCGGCGCGGCCCTGGCCGGGGCCACCCCGGAGCAGGAGGACGCGGCGGGCGACTACGGCCTGAACCTGGGCATCGCCTTCCAGCTGGTGGACGACGCCCTGGACTACGCCTCCCCGACCTCCGAGACCGGCAAACCCGAAGGGGGCGACCTCAAGGAGGGCAAGGTGACCCTGCCGCTCATCCTGCTCATGGAGGAGGGCGACGAGGCCGGGGCCGAGGCGTTGCTGGAGGCCCTGAAGGACGGGTCGCTGAGCGACGGGCAGTGCGCCGACATCCTGGAGCAGGTCCGCGAGGGACGCTACTCCGAGCGGACGCGCGAAGAGGCCGCCTTCTACGTGGAGGAGGCCAAGTCCCGGCTGGACGGGCTCGGCACCGGAGAAGAGGTGACCGTGCTCCGGCAGGCCGCCGATTTCGTTTTGACCAGAACCAAGTGA
- the mqnB gene encoding futalosine hydrolase — protein MLLVMTATANEMKGAFPSAPAVAQGGVAEYAAGGRKLLLAVSGVGLVNTALCAGRLLARPEVEGVVNLGIAGAYDLDATPMGAPCCATEEIWPEYGLIGEDGLADPKGIGFPLGRAGGELVWNRIALTPDRDAAAMGLRLPGDWKRVPSVSVSGVAGTPQRAALLKAACGGNGTENMEGFALAYAAAGAGLPFLEVRTVSNLAGSREPGDWDLKGALRALETAAAALFPA, from the coding sequence ATGCTCCTGGTCATGACCGCAACGGCCAACGAGATGAAGGGGGCGTTCCCTTCGGCTCCGGCCGTGGCCCAGGGCGGCGTGGCCGAATACGCGGCGGGCGGCAGGAAACTGCTCCTGGCCGTGTCCGGGGTGGGGCTGGTGAACACCGCCCTGTGCGCCGGGCGGCTGCTGGCGCGGCCCGAGGTCGAGGGGGTCGTCAATCTCGGCATCGCCGGGGCGTACGACCTGGACGCGACCCCCATGGGCGCGCCCTGCTGCGCCACGGAAGAGATCTGGCCGGAGTACGGCCTGATCGGCGAGGACGGCCTGGCCGACCCCAAGGGGATCGGATTTCCCCTGGGCAGGGCGGGCGGCGAACTGGTCTGGAACCGGATCGCGCTCACCCCGGACCGGGACGCGGCGGCCATGGGGCTGCGGCTGCCCGGCGACTGGAAACGCGTCCCGTCGGTATCCGTGTCGGGCGTGGCCGGGACCCCGCAGCGGGCGGCGCTGCTCAAGGCGGCCTGCGGCGGGAACGGCACGGAAAACATGGAGGGGTTCGCTTTGGCCTATGCGGCGGCGGGGGCTGGACTCCCGTTCCTCGAAGTACGGACCGTCTCGAACCTGGCCGGCTCCCGCGAGCCGGGGGACTGGGATCTCAAGGGCGCGCTCAGGGCGCTCGAAACGGCGGCAGCAGCGCTTTTTCCGGCGTAA
- a CDS encoding DUF2065 domain-containing protein, translating to MNIDWTLLITAVGLALVFEGIPYFLFAERMPALLTRLAIQPPKFLRFIGLAAIILGLLVISFGRSLSS from the coding sequence ATGAACATCGACTGGACGCTCCTCATCACCGCCGTCGGGTTGGCCCTGGTCTTCGAGGGCATCCCCTATTTCCTGTTCGCGGAGCGGATGCCCGCCCTGCTCACCAGGCTGGCCATACAGCCGCCCAAATTCCTGCGCTTCATCGGCCTGGCGGCCATCATCCTCGGCCTGCTGGTCATCTCGTTCGGCCGCTCTTTATCCTCATAG
- a CDS encoding nucleotide sugar dehydrogenase, with the protein MSMITFEQLQNREDAVAVVGLGYVGLPLAVALGRHFRVLGVDVSEKRVDELKRRIDRTNEVDFATVGDDVDLTFSADLADLAKARLILVAVPTPIDEFRSPDLRPVRGASVSVGKHLQPGSVVVYESTVYPGLTEEVCVPILEAESGLKCGVDFTVGYSPERINPGDQVHRLETITKVVAGQDEPTGELLRQVYGTVVKAGTHLAPNIRTAEAAKVIENTQRDLNIALMNELAVIFDTMGIDTLDVLEAAGTKWNFLPFRPGLVGGHCIGVDPYYLTFKAQALGLHPHVILAGREINDTMGKFIAESTIKRLINSDCKIKGARVGVLGLTFKENVPDLRNTRVVDILAELADYGVEVLVTDAEADPEEAREELGVTLLPLGELRDLDALILAVPHRGYAEVRPSELKGWFRDPERALVVDVKGFFDRAELEAAGVAYWRL; encoded by the coding sequence ATGAGCATGATTACCTTCGAACAGTTGCAGAATCGGGAAGACGCCGTGGCGGTGGTCGGGCTCGGTTACGTCGGGCTGCCCCTGGCCGTGGCCCTGGGCCGCCATTTCCGCGTCCTGGGCGTGGACGTGTCCGAGAAGCGCGTGGACGAGCTGAAGCGCCGCATCGACCGGACCAACGAGGTGGACTTCGCCACCGTGGGCGACGACGTGGACCTGACCTTCTCCGCCGACCTCGCGGACCTGGCCAAGGCGCGCCTGATCCTGGTGGCCGTACCCACCCCCATCGACGAATTTCGCTCCCCGGACCTGCGCCCCGTGCGCGGCGCGTCCGTGTCCGTGGGCAAACACCTGCAACCCGGCTCGGTGGTGGTCTACGAGTCCACGGTCTACCCGGGCCTGACCGAAGAGGTCTGCGTGCCCATCCTGGAGGCCGAGTCCGGGCTCAAGTGCGGGGTGGACTTCACCGTGGGCTACTCGCCCGAGCGCATCAATCCCGGCGACCAGGTCCACCGCCTGGAGACCATCACCAAGGTCGTGGCCGGGCAGGACGAGCCCACCGGCGAGCTGCTCCGGCAGGTCTACGGCACCGTGGTCAAGGCCGGGACGCACCTGGCCCCGAACATCCGCACCGCCGAGGCCGCCAAGGTCATCGAAAACACCCAGCGCGACCTGAACATCGCGCTCATGAACGAGCTGGCCGTCATCTTCGACACCATGGGCATCGACACCCTGGACGTGCTCGAGGCCGCCGGGACCAAATGGAATTTCCTGCCCTTCAGGCCCGGCCTGGTGGGCGGCCACTGCATCGGCGTGGACCCGTACTACCTGACCTTCAAGGCCCAGGCCCTGGGGCTGCACCCCCACGTCATCCTGGCGGGCCGCGAGATCAACGACACCATGGGCAAGTTCATCGCCGAATCGACCATAAAGCGGCTGATCAACTCCGACTGCAAGATCAAGGGGGCGCGCGTGGGCGTGCTCGGCCTGACCTTCAAGGAGAACGTGCCCGACCTGCGCAACACCCGCGTGGTGGACATCCTGGCCGAGCTCGCGGACTACGGCGTGGAGGTGCTGGTCACCGACGCCGAGGCCGACCCGGAGGAGGCCCGCGAGGAGCTGGGCGTGACCCTGCTGCCGCTGGGCGAGCTGCGCGACCTGGACGCCCTGATCCTGGCCGTACCCCACCGGGGGTACGCCGAGGTCCGCCCGTCCGAGCTGAAGGGCTGGTTCCGCGACCCCGAGCGCGCCCTGGTGGTGGACGTGAAGGGATTCTTCGACCGCGCGGAGCTTGAAGCCGCCGGGGTCGCCTACTGGCGGCTGTAG
- a CDS encoding cytochrome c family protein has translation MTKTTVLYRGCLALLLAAFVVSALLAGTGRTSSGQYVGSEPCGECHEEEYGNFKKFAKKAHSGESVKIMMADLTKEELVECYGCHVTGYGQPGGFVSFDQTPSMGEAGCEVCHGPGYDHVESGGDPDLIKKDLSLEDCQVCHNPERVDAFDFKPLLYGGAH, from the coding sequence ATGACTAAGACAACGGTCCTTTACAGAGGCTGTCTGGCTCTTTTGCTGGCAGCCTTTGTCGTTTCCGCCCTCCTGGCGGGAACGGGCCGGACGAGTTCGGGCCAGTATGTGGGCTCGGAACCGTGCGGCGAATGTCACGAAGAAGAGTACGGAAATTTCAAGAAATTCGCTAAGAAGGCCCACTCCGGGGAGTCCGTCAAGATCATGATGGCCGACCTGACCAAGGAAGAGCTGGTTGAATGCTACGGCTGCCACGTCACCGGGTACGGCCAGCCGGGCGGGTTCGTCAGCTTCGACCAGACCCCGTCCATGGGCGAGGCCGGGTGCGAAGTCTGTCACGGCCCCGGCTACGACCACGTTGAATCCGGAGGCGATCCGGACCTGATCAAGAAGGATCTGTCCCTGGAAGACTGTCAGGTCTGTCATAATCCCGAGCGCGTGGACGCGTTCGACTTCAAGCCGCTGCTCTACGGCGGCGCGCACTAG